From a region of the Deinococcus terrestris genome:
- a CDS encoding DUF4238 domain-containing protein, producing MDDWAKNLMGSFHHYVPKFYLRRFANSRGQITAYDLQKKRSFLANINKIAGERGLNSLIHMDFEDENQRVFIEQLFSELESKYAVHAEAVLKMIDNEINLIEESRYGLAHMMFTQIYRSPRFRNLYNEVIERSWLSYIESRHGQDSKLKNFIPEPKDYSFHIVKMMFDPKTGGADMCEELVSEFYWMVLVNKSQTPFLTSDNPVIIYSQNGVKEVVYYPLSPKICIQLLRKERYPEFLERDGMHLHSRDKRAAIDINHNLFSTAERFVFGLPPNTFIENLVT from the coding sequence ATGGATGATTGGGCGAAAAATTTGATGGGGAGTTTCCATCATTATGTGCCAAAATTCTACCTGCGACGTTTCGCCAACAGTAGAGGTCAAATTACGGCATACGACCTTCAAAAAAAGAGATCATTTTTGGCAAACATCAATAAAATAGCTGGTGAGCGTGGTTTAAACTCTCTAATACATATGGATTTCGAGGATGAAAATCAAAGGGTTTTCATCGAGCAACTATTTTCTGAACTTGAGTCTAAATATGCTGTACATGCAGAAGCAGTTTTGAAAATGATTGACAATGAAATCAATTTAATTGAAGAGTCTAGATATGGGTTGGCACATATGATGTTCACTCAGATATATAGAAGTCCGAGATTTAGAAATTTATATAACGAGGTGATAGAGAGATCATGGTTGAGTTATATAGAGAGCAGGCATGGTCAGGATTCGAAGCTTAAAAACTTTATACCAGAACCAAAAGACTACAGTTTCCACATAGTAAAGATGATGTTTGATCCTAAAACAGGGGGAGCCGACATGTGTGAGGAACTAGTCTCTGAGTTTTATTGGATGGTTTTAGTCAATAAATCGCAAACTCCGTTTTTGACTTCGGATAACCCCGTTATTATCTACAGCCAAAATGGCGTAAAAGAAGTTGTTTACTACCCATTAAGTCCCAAAATTTGCATACAGCTTTTGAGAAAGGAGCGGTATCCTGAATTCTTGGAACGCGATGGTATGCACCTTCACTCTAGAGATAAGCGTGCAGCGATAGACATCAACCACAACTTATTCTCGACCGCAGAAAGATTTGTTTTTGGGCTGCCACCTAATACATTCATCGAAAATCTGGTCACTTAA
- the mutL gene encoding DNA mismatch repair endonuclease MutL — protein MPNIVILPPHVARLIAAGEVVSRPLDVVRELVDNALDAGASRIEIEVEGGGLALIRVRDNGGGIPAESVALAPARHATSKLAPEAGAVERVTTLGFRGEALWAAAQAGDLHLVTRPAAQVGAVEVTALGDDVTVRRTSAPAGTTVTVRRLFARLPARLRTQAPAAAEVRDITALVGRYVLHHPGLHWRLTVDGEARLTHAPADHRGAVASVYGPLSANRVLTVEADGVRGVVSRPELTRARRDRMHFSVNGRPVLAPPELERAVIEGFAELLPSGVAPLCVLDLTVAPEDHNPNVHPAKQIVALADLPGVAARVQAAVTGALVAHPLVRAAPAPLAPPEPSAVPAASGNFPTLTLLGVYQELYLLAQGEGDLWVVDAHAAHERALYEHFTRALGREPPVELPEPELLHLTPEQVARLHERGPELRGWGLTLEDFGAGLVRLRTLPAVLAALPVPRLHERIVEAALGDGPDPRREVLARLACAPALKAGMLDAGRGEGVLAALSGCEQPWSCPHGRPTVLRLPERDLAHAFGRRGVRDVARGRDAAQSSKTSGG, from the coding sequence ATGCCCAACATCGTAATTCTTCCCCCCCACGTCGCCCGGCTGATCGCCGCCGGAGAGGTCGTGTCGCGCCCGCTCGACGTGGTGCGCGAACTCGTGGACAACGCGCTGGACGCGGGCGCGAGCCGCATCGAGATCGAGGTGGAGGGCGGTGGCCTGGCCCTGATCCGGGTGCGTGACAACGGCGGCGGCATCCCCGCCGAGTCGGTCGCGCTGGCCCCCGCCCGACACGCGACGAGCAAGCTGGCGCCGGAGGCGGGCGCAGTGGAGCGGGTGACCACCCTGGGCTTCCGGGGCGAGGCGCTGTGGGCGGCGGCGCAGGCGGGCGACCTCCATCTGGTGACCCGCCCGGCGGCGCAGGTGGGCGCGGTGGAAGTGACGGCTTTGGGCGACGACGTGACCGTGCGCCGCACCTCCGCCCCGGCCGGGACGACGGTGACGGTGCGGCGCCTCTTTGCCCGGCTGCCCGCCCGCCTCCGCACCCAGGCCCCCGCCGCCGCCGAGGTGCGCGACATCACCGCGCTGGTGGGGCGCTACGTGCTTCACCATCCGGGCCTGCACTGGCGCCTGACCGTGGACGGCGAGGCCCGGCTGACCCACGCCCCCGCCGACCACCGGGGCGCGGTGGCGAGCGTGTACGGCCCGCTGAGCGCCAACCGCGTGCTGACGGTCGAAGCGGACGGGGTGCGCGGGGTCGTCTCCCGCCCCGAACTGACCCGCGCCCGGCGCGACCGGATGCACTTCAGCGTGAACGGGCGGCCCGTGCTGGCCCCGCCGGAGCTGGAGCGGGCCGTCATCGAGGGCTTCGCGGAGTTGCTGCCGTCCGGGGTGGCGCCGCTGTGCGTGCTGGACCTGACGGTCGCGCCGGAGGACCACAATCCCAACGTCCACCCGGCCAAGCAGATCGTCGCGCTGGCAGACCTCCCCGGCGTGGCGGCGCGGGTGCAGGCGGCGGTGACGGGGGCGCTCGTGGCGCATCCGCTGGTGCGGGCGGCTCCGGCTCCTCTCGCCCCGCCCGAGCCGTCTGCCGTGCCCGCTGCGAGCGGCAACTTTCCCACCCTGACCCTCCTCGGCGTCTATCAGGAGCTGTACCTTCTCGCGCAGGGCGAGGGCGACCTGTGGGTCGTGGACGCGCACGCGGCGCACGAGCGGGCGCTGTACGAGCACTTCACGCGGGCGCTGGGGCGAGAGCCACCCGTGGAACTGCCCGAGCCCGAACTGCTGCACCTCACTCCCGAGCAGGTTGCCCGCCTGCACGAGCGCGGCCCCGAGCTGCGCGGCTGGGGCCTGACCCTGGAGGACTTCGGCGCGGGGCTGGTGCGGCTGCGGACGCTGCCCGCCGTTCTGGCCGCGCTGCCCGTGCCCCGGCTGCACGAACGAATCGTGGAGGCGGCCCTGGGGGACGGTCCCGATCCTCGCCGGGAGGTGCTCGCCCGCCTCGCCTGCGCCCCCGCGCTCAAGGCCGGGATGCTGGACGCGGGGAGGGGAGAGGGGGTGCTGGCGGCCCTCTCCGGCTGTGAGCAACCCTGGTCGTGCCCCCACGGGCGGCCCACGGTGCTGCGCCTGCCCGAGCGCGACCTCGCCCACGCCTTCGGGCGCCGGGGGGTGCGCGACGTGGCGCGGGGGCGGGACGCCGCTCAGTCTTCAAAAACCTCCGGCGGGTAG
- a CDS encoding LysE family translocator, whose product MDSALLAFAGLSLLLTVTPGADTALVTRAALAGGRPAGFGAVLGVTSGLLVHAALSALGLSVLLARSAALYEAVRLAGAAYLLYLGVRAWREARHTAQAAGEPGPRLGFGPALAQGLTTNVLNPKVALFYLTVLPGFVRPGEGALERSLTLALIHFGWGVIWLGLLVLLIGTLAPRLRSPRVRASLERVTGAVMVALGLRVALSR is encoded by the coding sequence ATGGACTCCGCCCTCCTTGCCTTCGCGGGCCTCTCGCTGCTGCTGACGGTCACGCCGGGGGCAGACACGGCGCTGGTGACGCGGGCGGCGCTGGCGGGGGGGCGTCCGGCGGGGTTCGGGGCGGTGCTGGGGGTGACGAGCGGGCTGCTCGTGCACGCGGCCCTGAGCGCCCTGGGCCTGAGCGTGCTGCTGGCCCGCAGCGCGGCGCTGTACGAGGCCGTGCGGCTGGCGGGGGCCGCTTACCTGCTTTACCTCGGTGTGCGGGCGTGGCGCGAGGCCCGGCACACGGCGCAGGCTGCCGGGGAGCCCGGCCCCCGCCTGGGCTTCGGCCCCGCCCTCGCGCAGGGCCTGACCACCAACGTGCTCAACCCCAAGGTGGCCCTGTTCTACCTCACCGTGCTGCCCGGCTTCGTCCGCCCCGGCGAGGGGGCGCTGGAGCGGTCGCTGACCCTGGCGCTAATCCACTTCGGCTGGGGGGTGATCTGGCTGGGCCTGCTCGTGCTGCTGATCGGCACCCTCGCCCCACGTCTGCGTTCGCCGCGCGTCCGGGCGTCCCTCGAACGGGTGACCGGCGCCGTCATGGTGGCGCTGGGGCTGCGGGTGGCGCTGAGCCGTTGA
- a CDS encoding 4a-hydroxytetrahydrobiopterin dehydratase: MSYHPYDPRMAHDASRKLSDGDVQDLKPEGWWGNDGQLYRDFKFGSYMDGVDFTLRIARMAEEAGHHPDLHLHYARLRVRYFTHDAGGVTMADIEGARAVNRLWEEAQA, encoded by the coding sequence ATGAGCTACCACCCCTATGACCCGCGCATGGCGCACGACGCCAGCCGCAAACTCAGCGACGGAGACGTGCAGGACCTCAAGCCCGAAGGCTGGTGGGGCAACGACGGCCAGCTTTACCGGGACTTCAAGTTCGGGAGCTACATGGACGGCGTGGACTTCACCCTGCGGATCGCCCGGATGGCTGAGGAAGCCGGGCACCATCCCGACCTCCACCTCCACTACGCGCGGCTGCGGGTGCGCTACTTCACCCACGACGCGGGCGGCGTAACGATGGCAGACATTGAGGGGGCGCGGGCCGTGAACCGGCTGTGGGAGGAGGCGCAGGCTTGA
- the mutS gene encoding DNA mismatch repair protein MutS, which yields MLEQYVALRDEHPDFILLFQCGDFYETFGEDAERLSRLLGIALTHKSSKDFSTPMAGVPIRTLDSNVERLLAAGVRVAVADQIEEPGSGLVDRKVTQLLTPGTVTEERHLTADENYLGAVATGDGYALALLDLSTGEFRCAAFHTRTALYDELARHRAREVLLAPELSGNAALLADFQTRFPVMLSPANFGEDAARDELRTVLGEVPGSLGSAALVRACGAVLGYAREVLQGRLEMVRRVVRYEPGAHMRLTDAAARALEIFHAQSPQGVTLTEVLAETRTAGGRRRLRAWLRAPLLDELSIRSRLDAVEALTRAPDLRGGVRALLYRAHDLERLSARVATRRATPREVASLARTLELLPEATRLLTEQDGLLGSLQARLGGLPDVVTLIRAALVDDPPIRAGEGGLIRDGFHAELDGLRSEALGHRAWLAELETTERVRTGIGSLKVGFNNVFGYYLEVSSANLGKVPADYRQIATLKDRARFTRPDLRDREREIARLEAAAGRLELEVFTGLRDGLATHAEALAEAAGALADLDVLAALAEIAVECGWVRPQTSGGAARLTQARHPVVERATGGRFVPNDAELGGTRHTLLLTGPNMAGKSTYLRTVALCALLHQVGSFVPADHAELPVYDAIHTRIGASDDLAGGRSTFMVEMSELATILHGATHRSLVILDEVGRGTSTLDGLAIAQSALEHLHATGAHTLFATHYFELTRLEADLPGLVNLHVAAEEDEGSGLTFYHQVIPGAARQSYGVEVARLAGLPAPVTARAARLLTALNSGGDDRKLTRELAALDLGRLTPMAALELLHRWQRDVKGSSNG from the coding sequence ATGCTGGAGCAGTACGTCGCCCTGCGGGACGAGCATCCTGACTTCATCCTGTTGTTTCAATGCGGCGACTTCTACGAAACCTTTGGCGAGGACGCCGAGCGCCTCTCGCGGCTGCTGGGCATCGCCCTGACCCACAAGAGCAGCAAGGACTTCTCCACCCCGATGGCGGGCGTCCCCATCCGGACCCTCGACAGCAACGTCGAGCGGCTGCTCGCGGCGGGGGTGCGGGTGGCGGTGGCCGACCAGATCGAGGAACCCGGCTCGGGGCTGGTGGACCGCAAGGTCACCCAGTTGCTGACGCCGGGCACCGTGACCGAGGAGAGGCACCTCACCGCCGACGAGAATTACCTCGGTGCGGTGGCGACCGGGGACGGGTACGCGCTCGCGCTGCTGGACCTCTCCACCGGGGAATTTCGCTGCGCCGCCTTTCACACCCGCACCGCCCTGTACGACGAACTGGCCCGCCACCGCGCCCGCGAGGTGCTGCTGGCCCCGGAGCTGTCCGGCAACGCGGCGCTGCTGGCCGACTTCCAGACGCGCTTTCCGGTCATGCTCTCGCCCGCCAACTTCGGGGAGGACGCCGCCCGCGACGAGTTGCGGACCGTGCTGGGCGAGGTGCCGGGGTCGCTGGGCAGCGCGGCGCTCGTGCGGGCGTGCGGGGCGGTGCTGGGGTATGCCCGCGAGGTCCTCCAGGGGCGGCTGGAGATGGTGCGCCGGGTGGTGCGCTACGAGCCGGGCGCCCACATGCGCCTCACCGACGCGGCGGCGCGGGCGCTGGAAATCTTTCACGCGCAGTCCCCGCAGGGGGTCACGCTGACCGAGGTGCTGGCCGAGACGCGCACGGCGGGTGGGCGGCGGCGGCTGCGGGCCTGGCTGCGGGCGCCGCTGCTGGACGAACTCAGCATCCGCTCGCGGTTGGACGCGGTGGAGGCCCTGACCCGTGCCCCCGACCTGCGCGGCGGCGTGCGGGCGCTGCTGTACCGGGCGCACGACCTGGAGCGCCTCTCCGCCCGTGTCGCCACCCGCCGGGCCACCCCGCGTGAGGTGGCGTCCCTGGCCCGCACGCTGGAGCTGCTGCCCGAGGCCACCCGGCTGCTGACCGAGCAGGACGGCCTGCTGGGAAGCTTGCAGGCCCGGCTGGGCGGCCTCCCCGACGTGGTGACCCTGATCCGCGCCGCGCTGGTGGACGACCCCCCCATCCGCGCGGGCGAGGGCGGCCTGATCCGCGACGGCTTCCATGCCGAACTCGACGGCCTGCGCTCGGAGGCGCTGGGGCACCGGGCGTGGCTGGCCGAGCTGGAAACCACCGAGCGGGTCCGCACCGGGATCGGGAGCCTGAAGGTGGGCTTCAACAACGTGTTCGGGTACTACCTCGAGGTCAGCAGCGCGAACCTGGGCAAGGTGCCCGCCGACTACCGCCAGATCGCCACCCTGAAAGACCGCGCCCGCTTCACGAGGCCCGACCTGCGCGACCGCGAGCGCGAGATCGCCCGGCTGGAGGCGGCGGCGGGGCGGCTGGAGCTGGAGGTCTTCACCGGCCTGCGCGACGGCCTCGCCACCCACGCCGAGGCGCTGGCGGAGGCGGCGGGAGCACTGGCTGACCTCGACGTGCTGGCGGCCCTGGCTGAGATCGCCGTGGAATGTGGCTGGGTGCGGCCCCAGACTTCCGGGGGGGCGGCCCGGCTAACCCAGGCGCGGCACCCAGTCGTCGAGCGGGCGACGGGTGGGCGCTTCGTGCCCAACGACGCCGAGCTGGGCGGGACGCGCCACACCCTGCTGCTCACCGGGCCGAACATGGCGGGCAAAAGCACCTACCTCCGCACGGTGGCCCTTTGTGCGCTGCTGCATCAGGTCGGCTCCTTCGTGCCCGCCGACCACGCCGAGTTGCCCGTCTACGACGCCATCCATACCCGCATCGGGGCCTCGGACGACCTCGCGGGCGGCCGCAGCACCTTCATGGTGGAGATGAGCGAACTGGCGACCATCCTGCACGGGGCGACCCACCGCAGCCTCGTCATTCTGGACGAGGTGGGGCGCGGCACCTCCACGCTCGACGGCCTCGCCATCGCGCAGTCGGCGCTGGAGCACCTGCACGCGACCGGGGCGCATACCCTCTTCGCCACCCACTACTTCGAGCTGACCCGGCTGGAGGCGGACCTGCCGGGGCTGGTCAACCTGCACGTCGCCGCCGAGGAGGACGAGGGGAGTGGCTTGACCTTCTACCACCAGGTCATTCCCGGCGCGGCCCGGCAGAGCTACGGGGTGGAGGTCGCGCGGCTGGCCGGGCTGCCCGCGCCCGTCACCGCCCGCGCCGCCCGGCTACTGACCGCCCTGAACAGCGGCGGGGACGACCGCAAGCTGACCCGCGAACTCGCCGCCCTCGACCTGGGCCGTCTGACCCCGATGGCGGCGCTGGAGCTGCTGCACCGCTGGCAACGAGATGTGAAGGGGTCTTCCAATGGATGA
- a CDS encoding acyl-CoA thioesterase — MKLSIPDADVLWAELPAQRKHEVTLTVEPDDLDDLNHVNNTVYLAWCERVARAHALREGMGTEALTALGAVPVARQHVITYHRPALLGDRVRVRTALTHHAGVRSVRAYTLDRATDDGTDGERLAECQTEWVWVDPVTGRPRRAPREVLEAFGF, encoded by the coding sequence TTGAAGCTCTCCATCCCCGACGCCGACGTGCTGTGGGCCGAGTTGCCCGCCCAGCGCAAGCATGAGGTCACCCTGACCGTGGAGCCGGACGACCTCGACGACCTCAACCACGTCAACAACACCGTCTACCTCGCGTGGTGCGAGCGGGTGGCCCGCGCCCACGCCCTGCGCGAGGGGATGGGCACGGAGGCGCTGACCGCGCTGGGGGCCGTGCCCGTCGCGCGGCAGCATGTCATCACGTACCACCGGCCCGCCCTGCTGGGAGACCGGGTGCGCGTCCGCACCGCCCTGACCCATCATGCAGGCGTCCGCAGCGTCCGCGCCTACACGCTCGACCGCGCGACCGACGACGGCACGGACGGCGAGCGGCTCGCGGAGTGCCAGACCGAGTGGGTGTGGGTGGACCCGGTGACCGGAAGGCCCAGGCGGGCGCCGCGCGAGGTGCTGGAGGCCTTCGGGTTCTAG
- a CDS encoding cyclase family protein has product MHDISRPLTPGHPTWPGDAPYRLEPGARIARGDSVNTGELRTSTHTGTHVDAPWHYADDAPRLEEVGLEPYLGRCRVLTVRAREGLVGPEALEGLPDMLPPRLLLHTGQPAHWAEFPEDFAALSPDFVREAARRGVWLIGTDSPSVDPLTSKTLDAHHACREAGVLILEGLNLSAVPEGDYDLVCLPLPLVGADGAPARAVLLPAGTLPEVP; this is encoded by the coding sequence ATGCACGACATCTCCAGACCCCTCACCCCCGGTCACCCCACCTGGCCGGGGGACGCGCCGTACCGCCTGGAGCCGGGCGCCCGGATCGCGCGGGGCGACAGCGTGAATACGGGCGAACTGCGGACCAGCACCCACACCGGCACCCACGTGGACGCCCCCTGGCACTACGCCGACGACGCGCCGAGGCTGGAGGAGGTCGGCCTGGAGCCTTACCTGGGCCGCTGCCGGGTGCTGACGGTGCGGGCGCGGGAGGGCCTGGTGGGGCCGGAGGCGCTGGAGGGCCTGCCGGACATGCTCCCGCCCCGGCTGCTGCTGCACACCGGCCAGCCCGCCCACTGGGCCGAGTTCCCAGAGGACTTCGCCGCCCTCTCGCCCGACTTCGTCCGCGAGGCTGCCCGGCGCGGCGTGTGGCTGATCGGCACCGACAGCCCCAGCGTGGACCCGCTGACGAGCAAGACGCTGGACGCCCACCACGCCTGCCGCGAGGCCGGAGTCCTGATTCTGGAGGGCCTCAACCTCAGCGCGGTGCCGGAGGGCGACTATGACCTCGTGTGCCTGCCGCTGCCCCTCGTCGGGGCGGACGGTGCCCCCGCCCGCGCGGTGCTGCTGCCCGCTGGGACGCTCCCGGAGGTTCCCTGA
- the gltX gene encoding glutamate--tRNA ligase encodes MPVVTRIAPSPTGDPHVGTAYIGLFNHTLAAQARAQGEEGRFILRIEDTDRGRYVADSETRIFQMMQWLGLTPDESPLQGGPNGPYRQSERFALYGDYARQLVASGHAYYAFETPEELSALREEAQKEGRVIAVPSRDLDPAEAQRRVDAGEAAVIRLKVPREGQTVVNDRLRDPITFQNREIDDKVLLKADGFPTYHLANVVDDRRMEVTHVVRAEEWITSTPIHVLLYQAFGWPEPVWAHMPLLRNADKSKISKRKNPTSVEWYMDQGFLPEAMLNFLATMGWTHPEGQELFDLAEFQRVFRLEDVTLGGPVFSLDKLKWMNGKYLREVLSEEEVARRLHAYLASQKHELPLDDYFRAVVRMMIPRMDVFSEFLEKTPYFWSEEYPVTEKAQKLIEEGRPFLPDLAARLKNLPAFDQATTEAELRAFAEERGLKPGKVMQPLRAAVAGTSESPGMFEMLEALGRERVVARVERAARGG; translated from the coding sequence ATGCCTGTCGTCACCCGCATCGCCCCCAGCCCCACCGGAGACCCGCACGTCGGGACCGCCTACATCGGCCTGTTCAACCACACCCTCGCGGCGCAGGCCCGCGCCCAGGGCGAGGAGGGCCGCTTCATCCTCCGCATCGAGGACACCGACCGGGGCCGCTACGTCGCGGACTCGGAAACGCGCATCTTCCAGATGATGCAGTGGCTGGGCCTGACGCCCGACGAGTCTCCCCTGCAAGGCGGTCCCAACGGTCCCTACCGCCAGAGCGAGCGCTTCGCCCTGTACGGCGACTATGCCCGGCAACTCGTCGCGTCCGGGCACGCCTACTACGCTTTCGAGACGCCCGAGGAACTGAGCGCCCTGCGCGAGGAGGCCCAGAAGGAGGGCCGCGTGATCGCCGTTCCCAGCCGCGACCTCGACCCGGCGGAGGCGCAGCGGCGGGTGGACGCGGGCGAGGCGGCAGTCATCCGGCTGAAGGTGCCGCGTGAGGGCCAGACCGTCGTGAACGACCGGCTGCGCGACCCCATCACCTTCCAGAACCGCGAGATCGACGACAAGGTGCTGCTCAAGGCCGACGGCTTTCCCACCTACCACCTCGCCAACGTGGTGGACGACCGCCGGATGGAGGTCACCCACGTCGTCCGCGCCGAGGAGTGGATCACCTCCACGCCCATCCACGTGCTGTTGTACCAGGCGTTCGGCTGGCCCGAACCCGTCTGGGCGCATATGCCGCTGCTCCGCAACGCCGACAAATCCAAGATCAGCAAGCGCAAGAACCCCACCTCCGTCGAGTGGTACATGGACCAGGGCTTCCTGCCCGAAGCGATGCTCAACTTCCTCGCCACGATGGGCTGGACGCACCCGGAGGGCCAGGAACTCTTCGACTTGGCTGAATTCCAGCGCGTCTTCCGGCTGGAGGACGTGACCCTGGGCGGCCCCGTCTTCAGCCTCGACAAGCTGAAATGGATGAACGGTAAGTACCTGCGCGAGGTCCTGAGTGAGGAGGAGGTGGCGCGGCGCCTGCACGCCTACCTTGCCTCGCAGAAGCACGAGTTGCCCCTCGACGACTATTTCCGCGCGGTCGTCCGCATGATGATTCCGCGCATGGACGTGTTCTCCGAGTTTCTGGAGAAGACGCCGTATTTCTGGTCCGAGGAGTACCCGGTCACCGAGAAGGCGCAGAAGCTGATCGAGGAGGGCCGCCCCTTCCTGCCCGACCTCGCCGCGCGGCTCAAGAACCTTCCCGCCTTCGACCAGGCCACGACCGAGGCCGAGTTGCGGGCCTTTGCCGAGGAGCGCGGCCTCAAGCCCGGCAAGGTGATGCAGCCCCTGCGGGCGGCGGTCGCGGGCACCAGCGAGAGCCCCGGCATGTTCGAGATGCTCGAAGCGCTGGGGCGGGAGCGCGTGGTGGCACGGGTGGAGCGGGCGGCGCGGGGCGGATAG
- a CDS encoding flavin reductase family protein — MLSAQTTRFFGYYPGTVALVTAEHAGTRNLLSVGWHTALSAEPPLYGVAVGRERATHPLILGSGRFGVNFLPFAAARAVQGAGVLSLHDLGLHGGGDKFARLGLETLPDAPLALAGAYLHYTCEVMEVVPTGDHDLFVGRVMGVRYDPATYDDSGLFAGEAAVYLGRSAYVTTTRERVAYPPEVFED; from the coding sequence ATGCTCTCGGCCCAGACCACCCGCTTTTTCGGCTACTACCCCGGCACCGTCGCCCTCGTGACCGCCGAACACGCGGGGACGCGCAACCTGCTCAGCGTGGGCTGGCACACGGCCCTCAGCGCCGAGCCGCCGCTGTACGGGGTGGCGGTGGGGCGGGAGCGGGCCACCCATCCCCTCATCCTGGGAAGTGGGCGCTTTGGGGTGAACTTCCTGCCCTTCGCGGCGGCGCGGGCGGTGCAGGGGGCGGGGGTGCTGAGCTTGCATGACCTGGGCCTGCACGGCGGCGGGGACAAATTCGCGCGGCTGGGGCTGGAGACGCTGCCGGATGCACCGCTGGCCCTCGCCGGGGCCTACCTGCACTACACCTGCGAGGTGATGGAGGTGGTGCCGACCGGCGACCACGACCTCTTCGTGGGGCGGGTGATGGGGGTGCGGTACGACCCGGCGACGTACGACGACTCCGGGCTGTTCGCGGGCGAGGCCGCCGTGTACCTCGGCCGCAGCGCCTACGTGACGACGACGCGGGAGCGGGTGGCCTACCCGCCGGAGGTTTTTGAAGACTGA
- the kynU gene encoding kynureninase: protein MNGALRRDLFAMPPGIYLDGNSLGLMPHAAREAVLRRLDEWQCDAVGGWDAWFGLAESLSPQIGRLVGAHPHEVIATGSITANLHSLLAALYRPQGERRHLVATSLDFPSDVYALQSWAARHGAEVRLIPSRDGHTLHDDDIAAALGDDVALVLLPTVLYRSGQLLDVAGVTRLAHERGVLIGWDAAHSIGSVPHAFHEAGADFAVWCHYKYVNAGPGAPGGLFLHERHHDLGPGLRGWWGHDKATQFEMAHEFRPAAGAGAYQLGTPPILALAALEGALTVFDTMGMAEIRARSLDLTSHLMAQVAEHLPEVRVVTPREPGRRGGHVALAHPEAHALSLALRSRGIVPDFRQPDILRLAPVALYNAEAEIEETVRVLRELLDTGAHRAVEAAGLVT from the coding sequence ATGAACGGTGCCCTCAGACGTGACCTGTTCGCCATGCCCCCCGGCATCTACCTCGACGGCAACAGCCTCGGCCTGATGCCCCACGCGGCGCGGGAGGCGGTGCTGCGCCGACTGGACGAGTGGCAATGCGACGCGGTGGGCGGGTGGGACGCCTGGTTCGGCCTCGCGGAGTCGCTCTCGCCCCAGATCGGGCGGCTGGTGGGGGCGCACCCGCACGAGGTCATCGCTACCGGGAGCATCACCGCCAATCTCCATTCGCTCCTCGCGGCCCTGTACCGGCCCCAGGGCGAGCGGCGGCACCTCGTTGCCACCTCGCTCGATTTCCCGTCGGACGTGTACGCCCTCCAGAGTTGGGCCGCGCGGCACGGGGCGGAGGTCCGGCTGATTCCTTCCCGCGACGGCCACACCCTCCACGACGACGACATCGCGGCGGCGCTGGGGGATGATGTGGCGCTGGTGCTGCTCCCCACCGTGCTTTACCGCTCCGGGCAACTGCTGGATGTGGCGGGGGTGACGCGCCTGGCCCATGAGCGCGGCGTCCTGATCGGCTGGGACGCCGCGCACAGCATCGGGAGCGTGCCGCACGCCTTCCACGAGGCCGGAGCAGACTTCGCGGTGTGGTGCCACTACAAGTATGTTAACGCCGGGCCGGGGGCGCCGGGCGGCCTCTTCCTGCACGAGCGGCACCACGACCTCGGTCCCGGTCTGCGCGGATGGTGGGGTCACGACAAGGCGACCCAGTTCGAGATGGCGCACGAGTTTCGCCCGGCGGCGGGGGCCGGGGCCTATCAGCTCGGGACGCCGCCCATCCTGGCGCTGGCCGCGCTGGAGGGGGCCTTGACCGTCTTTGACACGATGGGCATGGCCGAGATTCGCGCCCGCAGCCTGGACCTGACCTCCCACCTGATGGCGCAGGTGGCCGAGCATCTGCCCGAGGTGCGGGTCGTCACCCCGCGCGAGCCGGGGCGGCGGGGCGGGCACGTCGCCCTCGCGCACCCGGAGGCGCACGCCCTGAGCCTCGCCCTGCGCTCGCGCGGCATCGTCCCCGACTTCCGCCAGCCGGACATTCTGCGCCTCGCCCCAGTCGCGCTGTACAACGCGGAGGCCGAGATAGAGGAGACCGTGCGCGTCCTGCGCGAGCTGCTGGACACTGGGGCGCACCGGGCGGTGGAGGCGGCGGGGCTGGTGACATAG